ccacaactgctttgtgttctactcgtgcatagtaactacgcataaacctggctcatgatgccactgttggggatcgtagcagaattttaaaattttctacgcatcaccaagatccatctatggagtctactagcaacgaagggaaaggagtgcatctacatacccttgtagatcgtgagcggaagcgttcaagtgaacggggttgatggagtcgtactcgtcgtgatccaaatcaccgatgaccaagtgccgaacggacggcacctccgcgttcaacacacgtacggagcagcgacgtctcctccttcttgatccaccaagggggaaggagaggttgatggagatccagcagcacgacggcgtggtggtggatgtagcgggatcccggcagggcttcgccaagcacaagcgggagggagatgtgttgcagggggagagggaggcgccaggggctgtggtgttgctgccctccctcccccccccactattttataggggtcctgggggggcggccaccctggagatcccatctgaggggggcggcggcctagggggtggcttgccccccaaggcaagtggggcgccccccacccctagggtttccaaccctaggcgcagggggaggcccaagggggggtgccccagcccactaagggctggttcccttcccacttcagcccatggggccctccgggataggtggccccacccggtggacccccgggacccttccggtggtcccggtacaataccgacaacccccgaaactttcccggtggccgaaactggacttcctatatataattcttcacctccgtaccattccggaactcctcgtgacgtccgggatctcatccgggactccgaacaactttcgggtttccgcatactcatatctctacaaccctagcgtcaccgaaccttaagtgtgtagaccctacgggtttgggagacatgcagacatgaccgagacgcctctccggtcaataaccaacagcgggatctggatacccatgttggctcccacatgttccatgatgatctcatcggatgaaccacgatgtcgaggattcaatcaatcccgtatacaattccctttgtcaatcggtacgttacttgcccgagattcgatcgtcggtatcccaataccttgttcaatctcgttaccggcaagtcactttactcgtaccataatgcatgatcccgtgactaactcattagtcacattgagctcattatgatgatgcattaccgagtgggcccagagatacctctccgtcatacggagtgacaaatcccagtctcgatccgtgtcaacccaacagacactttcagagacacctgtagtgtacctttatagtcacccagttacgttgtgacgtttggcacacccaaagcactcctacggcatccgggagttacacgatctcatggtctaaggaaatgatacttgacattggaaaagctctagcaagcgaactacacgatctttatgctatgcttaggattgggtcttgtccatcacatcattctcctaatgatgtgatcccgttatcaatgacatccaatgtccatagtcaggaaaccatgagtatctgttgatcaacgagctagtcaactagaggcttactagggacacgttgtggtctatgtattcacacatgtattacgatttccggataacacaattatagcatgaacaatagacaattatcatgaactatgaaatataataataaccattttattattgcctctagggcatatttccaacagatgcTACTCTGAACCAATGTATATATGTATCGATGCTACTCTCAATGAATGTATGTTGTGGATCTGAAATGTACTGACTGAATTAACTGACAGAAGATACACTGACTGAATCAACACAGGAATGACTGTCTGAATGAACTGACTGAATAGTAGTTATTACAAACCATGGTAGTTCAACTTACTGAATATCTCTGAAACAAAATAAAGTATAGTCATTACAAACCATAGTTCAACTGACCCAAATCCATCTATATTTGTTCACTGAGACAAACAGAACCATGCAAATGAACTCAAGTTCAGACCAAGACATGCTAGTTACCACTTGCATAAAAGTAGTCTTTCAGCCTCCCACTTGGCTTCCTGATCCTCTTTGACCCCTCCTGGACAACAGTTGAAGTTGATTGCCTTGGTGCAATGAATGTTCTTCTCTAGGCACTTGAAGATCTGGTGTTCTTTGCTGGAGAAGTTGTAGATGATCTGGTGTTCTTAGCAGGAGAAGAAGTGTTAGCAGCAGAAGAAGTGTTAGTCCTGCTCCTCTTAGCCGGTGGTCCTTGTGCTATTGCTGCTGGAATTGTTGAAGCAGCCCTTTTTTTGGCCCTAGAAGTAGTAACTGGAGCTGGTGGAGGTGCACAAGTTGTAGTTCTTGCTGTAGCTGGTCTTGGTTCAGGTGCAGTAGCAGCAGGTACTCTTGGAGGCCTCTGAGCATTTGTAGCCATAGAAGAACCAGCTTGAGACTAATTTGCCCTATTTTCCTACACAATTAAGAAACATTGTAAGAAATTTAACAATGAAATGAGACAATGAAATGAAATGAAAAATGGCCTCAAATGACCTGGTGCTTGTTCATCCTCATCTGAAACTTAGGCTTCAAAGGGTCACCACAATTGTTGAACCTATGGCCTTGCTTCTTGCAATTGCTACATGTGACAGTACCAATTCTTGAGGTGTCCTTTTTGCTGGCACCTCAAATACACCTTTCCTCTTGGCAGTTTGCTTTTTGCCCTTCTTTTCTTTGAACACTGGTGGAGATATGTCATCTCCAGGGGTATAAGGCCAGTGGTCAGGACCTGGAACTGGGAAAATTATATGCTTGTATGTTTCACAGTACATGGGCTTTTTGAAGAAAGCATTGACAAAGTCTTCAGGGTGTAGCTTCACTTTCTGCATTGCAGCAATGGAATGACTGCAAGGCACAACTGTCATGTCCCACCTCCTACAGTCACAGGTATGGTTGTTCAAGTTAACACAATATGTGTTCTCAGATCTACTAGTCACTTGCCAGATGCCTGGACCTGCCATGTATGCATCACAATACTTAGCCCACTTCTTGCCTTCTTCTAGAATTTCTGAGTAGGTTGGTGTGATCTCCCATCTGCATGACTCTGTTTTCTCTCTGGTTTTCTGAAACTTGATCATCAACTTTTTTCTTATGCCCTCCAGCATAGTCCTGATTGGCTTGTTCCTAACATCCAATATCATCCTGTTGAAAACTTCACTGAGGTTGTTAACAACCAGGTCAGTTTTGCAAACAGTATCCATTTTATATCTTGCCCATGTATGGTCTGGTTATGTGACAACCACTGCCAAGCTTCAAAACTTTCTTTCTTCAAGTTTTCCATCCCTTTTTCATGACCATTCTTAGTGAAGGAATAGGCAGCTTGATCTAAGTGTTTCTTGAGTTCCTCCCCTCTAAAACCAGCAGACTGGAAGTTGGCATATATATGTCTAAAACAGAACCTCTGTGGGGAGTCAGGGAATACATCATTGATTGCATTCAACAATCCCTGTTAATTATGATGGTTTAGAATGATGGCTAAGTATGATGGTAAGTTTAAAGTGTGGTGGTCATGAGTAGTGGAGCACATACCTTTTGCCTGTCAGACATAATTGTGTACTTGCCAAACTTGTTCCCACTTCCAATAACAGTTCTCAGCTGTGTCAGAAACCATGTCCAGCTGTCTGTCTCTTCCTTGTCAACAACACCAAATGCAATGGGGAAGATGTTGTTGTTCCCATCCCTGGTAGTAGCTGCCAATATCTATTGTCCAGTGCTGAGCTTGATGAAGCAACCATCTAAACCTGAAAATATGATCACATTAGTTGTAAATAATATGAATGCAACCATCTTAGATATATGTGTAAGGATCATGTACCTATAAATGGCCTGCATCCATTTAGAAAGCCCTCTTTGCATGCAAAAAGGCACTAGAACATGTAGTGAAACCTGGGGGTAGGAGCTGGATTTTCTAGGTGCTCTTTTGTTGTCACTATGCATCTACTGCCTGGATTAGTATCTAGAACACACTGTAGATAGTCCCTTAGTCTGTGATATTGGAGTTTGTGATCTCCTTGCACAACTTCAAGTGCTTGCTTCCTTGCCCTATATGCCAAGCTTTTAGGCACATGAACACCATATGTTTTCTTTGTGTATGACATAATTGTCTCAACACCAGCTCCAGGGTTTGATCTAATGGTATCCTCACAAACCTTGGCAACCCAATTGACTGTAACCTTGGTGCTCTCTCCACTTGCTCCACAAGTGTGATCCAAATTCATCTTCTTGATGCTGAAAGTTGACTCATTAGCTATTCTAGAGGCCACTATGTAAAACTGACAACCTTGCTTTCTATGAGAGCACCAAGCAATAACCCTAGTTGGTTCATTTCTGTGATACTCAAAATTCCTAAGTGTCATGACATGGAAATTTCTTAGTGCTTCTCTGAACTCCACAACATTTAGGAAGCACAAATGCAATGCAAACTGCTCATGTGCATCAGGGACTGATGGATCATACCAcctcctctccttcctcttcttcaacCTTCTCTTCCTACCAGAAGGCAACCTTGGAACTTCTTCTTCATCACTAAGGCCAAAATCACCTGGAAAGCAGTATTCATCAGGTTCAGGCACAAAATCTTCAAACTTGATGGGTTCAGGCTCACTGTGTGACTTGCTAGTTGGGCCTGGTTTTCTGACAGGCTTAAGCTTCTTTGCTCCTTTCTCTGGTACAACTGAGGGTTCTTCATGTTCAGAAAGGATTTGGTCTTCCTCCCAAAACTCAGATGGTTCTGAGTTTGCTCCACAATAGTGCTCTGCACTATCTTCATCTTCCCTAGGCTTATGGCTTGTCCCTGTGCCAGCCTCATCTTCACCCCTACACCAAGCCTTGTATGATATTgtctgccctttgtaatcacccCTAAAAAACTCAAAATCTGAAGAAGATTTGTCCatctcatcttcatcttcatcatgTTCTACTTctacatcttcttcttcttccacaaCATTTTTCCCCTTGTTGAAATTACAACTTTGTTGTGTGTTAAGATAGGGCTCCTCAGGGATTACTGGTGCCAAAGTTGCATTATGGAGTGGATACAGGACACCTTGTTGGGAAACACTATAAACAACTTGCTCACCAACATTACTTATGGGAATCTGTTCCTCAAGCAAGTTGTGATCCATATTAACATCTGCTGGGCTTGGATCAGTAGGCTTTCTGACAGTGATGTTCAGGATCTTCTTATCAACAAATAAGTCAAGCATTTCCTCTAATGCCTCCTCACTATCCAGGACCTCCACCCTCTCCAAGCCCTTTCCCTCTTCCTTTACATAAGTCAGAAAAGCCTCCATTCCATAACCCTCCAACTCAACCAATGCTAATATAGTCAGATAACTGATATCTGAAGAAACTGAATACTTCCTCTCCATATTATCTGTTCCTTGGAAATGCAGCCTCATGTCCCAAATCTCGTCATCTAAGATGTAGGATTAAATTGACAAACAATTATTTATTAAGTCACTGAAACTTAAAACAATGACCAAATGCACTGCACATTACTGAACTTTCTTCTAATTACAGTGAATGCACTGACCAAATGTACTGACCAAATGAACTAACCAAATGCACTAACCAAATGCACTATCTTCTAAAGTGACATAGCCAATAAAATACAGTACCCTGCCAAGAACAATCAAGTACTAACCCTAGTTCTAATTTGAACTAAAACGTATGAAGGGCCCAGAAATTTCTTACCTCACTCCACCAAAGGACGACGCCCACCTGTGGCCGCCATCTGGATACGCCTGGATGCACTTCGCCACTGCCCTAGCCGCGCGGACTGCCGGATCTGAGCTCGCCGGATCAACCTGAGCCGCGGGCGGGGATGGCTGCTGCGACCGCTGCGCCGGGAAGCTCGAGCTGCCTCCATTGATGCCTTGGCTCAATAGCTCGCCGCCGACGGCATTtggctgcgcccccacctaggtCACCGCGGGTTTGGGTTTTTTTAAACAGCGGACCGCGCGTTTGGTAGGTTTGTGAGAAAAATTAAAATCTAGTAGTTTTTTGGAACCCTAACCTGTAAactagtagttttatgctatttactcccATAACTTAGTAGATCTAGTAGTCTGATGGTATGCAAGGTGAATTAGCCGGACTCTATGTGTTGTATCAATATGTAATTTACATAGAGGTAGAGGCATGTGATTGTATGGATTTAAGGATTTGCAAATGAGGTACCTGTTGTGGAAGGGGACATATATATGGCCCTCGATCCACCTCCGGTCGCCGCTCTCGCTCCGCTCTGCCCAATAATCCTAGATCCTCTCCGTGCTCAACTAGTCAACTGCCTATGGCCTCGCTTCGCTCGAGCGTTCCTGGTCAGCCGCCGGCTGCTCTCCCCGGCTATCCGCGATCAGCGCAGCCGCATCTGTGGCCTGCTACCACACCGCCTGGGCGCGGTGTTGCCCACCTCTCATCCCCTCACCCTTGTCTTGTCTTGGCTATCGTCTCCCGCCGCATTGCTGTCACGGTGACTGGCATGGCGTCGCTGCCTACCTCGACTCTCCTTCGGATATTCTCTCTCGGTTGATTGCCTCAGCCTTGCAGAAGAGCGTTTTTTTGGGTACCCGAAAGAACCGAATAATTCTTTCGGTCTATATAGGTTCAGTCCAGTGGCGGACCTAGCCCACTGGGCCAGGGTGGGCCAGCAGTGTACTGTACATATACACttattttttcttttatttttttatctTTTCTCCTATGGTATAAATGTTGTTTTCAAATCTCAGGGTGGGCCTGGCCCACCCCGGCCACCCTCTACCTCCGCCACTGGTTCAGTCATCTGTGTAGGCAAAGGCATATTCGGTTCACATTTTTGTAAAGCCAAAATACCCACAGACCGAATTAACCGAAACGAAAAATCCCCAAAACCCGAATGCCCATGCTGTTCTGAGGATCTGCCTGCCTCGTTTTTCAATAAAATGGGACGGGGGAAAGTCCCTTTCAGTCAAAAAAATATCTGACGAAAACAGGTCATACGGGCGATAGTGTCAACTTCAGGGCAACGTCATCCAACCGCTTCTCGGCCATAAAACCGGAGAGCTTAGGCTTAGCGATAAGGATCTCACTAACAATTGGCTGAAAAAATTCGAGCCGGTTCTTCCAGCAAATCCGCCACAAAAAAAAACACCATTTCTTCGGCGCGGATCATCCCATCCATTCTCCATCCGGCAGCTAGCGCTGGTAAGCGCCGCTGATCGACCCCTCTTCTTCCGTTCATCATTTCGCGGTGATCGGATATTCTGATCTCGGTGGTCAATCCCAACGTTCTTTCAGCGTTACTCTTGATAATCCAAGGGGATGGAGGTCATCCGCGGGCCGATTCTGCCGCGCTGCGCTGCACCTTCTCTGACCTCCGGCTCCCGGATCGGCGGCCAGCTGCTGAGGCGCGTGCGCATGCGGAGGAGGGCTTGCGGTGGTGTCTCGCCAGGTGACGGCTACGACGGCGTGTCGCGCAGGTTCTTCGGTGCCCCGACTCAGCAGCACAGCACTAGCTTCTGGCCTGTTTTCTGTAGCTACGGCTCGTCATCTGACGGGGACGGCGCCCCGCCGGCGAACTTCGACGCCAGCGGCGAGGAGTTCGTCGACTCCAGCGTCATGGAGGCTGGTACGTACGTTGCTTGTGCTATTGCAAGGATTCTGAGTAATTTGTTTTCTGGTTAGTTTGCTTGGGCGGATTCAGTGATTGCTTGTTGTATCCGTTTACACAGTCGAGCTCAGATGTGTGTCAGATGGTTTTGTGATAAGAATGCGCGACGGAAGGAACCTTAGGTGTGTCCAGAATAATCCCCGCGTGCTGAGACTGCGGGATTCTACGCCTCACCATGCTATCGTGCTCAAGATGGAAGATGGAAGCGATCTTCTGCTCCCCATTATTGTCAGTATGTGCCTCTTCTTGCCTGGACATATTTTGCAACTCTACAGATGCATGCTTCTCTGATATGTGCCCGCACTGCCTCTTCCAGTGGAGACACCAAGTATCATGCTACTGGCCGCCCTTCGGAACATTCGAATTGTAAGACTTTGCTGCTTTAGCTAAAAAATAATTTCTCCAGATACTAATTAGCACCCACATAATTACGGTTTTAACCGGCTTTTTTCTCCCTGTTTTTGAACTGCGTTGCATTACTGGGACTTTCTAGCCAAGGCCAACAATCTATAATGTGGTAAAGGAGATGACCGAAATGATGGGATATACGGTGAGTTTAATACGTACGAAATTGTCGGAACTACCTTTCCAAACTTATCTCTGACTGCATTGCACAGGTCGATCGGGTGCCTTTCCAAACTTATCTCGTACTTTATTGATGCTGTTGTGTAATTACATTAAAGGGTGTCTGGTCTTTTTTATCGCGGGGGAATGGGGTGCCTGATCTGGTAATCATACAATGAATAACACGCACCTATATATTTGTCTAAATAATAACCTAGCTACCATTGCCAATTTCCACTGAGAAATTGCATATTTTCTGGTATACATGTATTCTTTTGATAATAATAGTATCTATTTCCATCTATCACTTTGATTATATACTCCTCCTGCTCTAGGTACGTTTGGTGCGGATTACAGAAATGGTGCATGATGCTTACTATTCTAGATTGTATCTTGCAAAGGTAACACCACTTGAAAATACACCGTCATTTGAATAAGAATTATGATTACCTCTGAACTCTGAAGTACAACATCATGGTATCCAGATTGGAAATGAAGAAGAGACTATTAGTTTTGATCTCAAGCCATCAGATGCCATCAACATTGCTTTCCGGTGCAAGGTATGCATTTATCTATTATTACTGAGTAACTGCTAATAATATTTTGGTTTTCACCTATAGGAATTGCTTACAATTGAAGCTGCTGTCTTAACCTGTTTGGCCTGGTGGGATTTGTTATGTATGTACTCTATTAAACATTCTCTACAGACTACAGGGAAAAAAAAATCAGAGTAACTGATTTCCTCGTCCAATCACGAAAAGCTATCTATTTTGTATTTTTGATGATCTTGTCTTGCAACCTTGCCGGTTGTGCACCATAGATGATCTGAATAGTATGATTTGGGAGTAGAGAAAGCCATTCGCCATTCGTGTAAGTAAAGGGCGGTAAATGGTGTTGCTGCCAGTTTACTTGTTGTGTGTTGTTGTTCGCGTCGGCTGACTTTATTTTCTCCTCCATGTTGTTATATTTTTTGGCTATGTGCATCCTCAAAGTCTCTGACTATGCCTTGATATTGTGGGTGTAACTGATATCATTTTGATATTAATAAATCACCCTTTGTCGAAAGAAAAGAAATTCCTGAAGTACGAGA
The sequence above is a segment of the Aegilops tauschii subsp. strangulata cultivar AL8/78 chromosome 6, Aet v6.0, whole genome shotgun sequence genome. Coding sequences within it:
- the LOC109747102 gene encoding bifunctional nuclease; translation: MEVIRGPILPRCAAPSLTSGSRIGGQLLRRVRMRRRACGGVSPGDGYDGVSRRFFGAPTQQHSTSFWPVFCSYGSSSDGDGAPPANFDASGEEFVDSSVMEAVELRCVSDGFVIRMRDGRNLRCVQNNPRVLRLRDSTPHHAIVLKMEDGSDLLLPIIVMETPSIMLLAALRNIRIPRPTIYNVVKEMTEMMGYTVRLVRITEMVHDAYYSRLYLAKIGNEEETISFDLKPSDAINIAFRCKVPIQVNKRIAYNNGLKVIQPKPTGSYVNSDQIQYTRLDKPGDQPCFEAQEFDLVRGMLIAAVEERYKDAAQYRDRLLMFRANKKNTI